From the Thunnus albacares chromosome 24, fThuAlb1.1, whole genome shotgun sequence genome, one window contains:
- the LOC122976632 gene encoding NLR family CARD domain-containing protein 3-like yields the protein MEKPMELELLEVLEDLANEQLKYFQWFLQKEALLDGFEAIKKSQLEDADRLKTVDLMVQKYSENSLVVMRMVLKKITSNEGTLVKCQHTFKTKLKKRFHRVFEGIPKPGQSVLLNQIYTELYITEGGTTEVNDKHEVRQIETTSRKPDRPETTVRQKDIFKASPGRDEPIRTMITKGVAGIGKTVLTQKFTLDWAEGKANQDIHFTFPFSFRELNVLKEKKYSLVELVHHFFTETKEAGICRFEEFQVVFIFDGLDECRLPLDFHNNEILTDVTESTSVDVLLTNLIRGKLLPSARLWITTRPAAANHIPPECVDMVTEVRGFTDPQKEEYFRKRFRDEKWASRIISHIKTSQSLHIMCHMPVFCWITATVLEWTMKSSESGELPETLTEMYLRLVMLQSKLKNVKYDGGTETDPIWGPESRKMIESLGKLAFEQLQNGNLIFYESDLIECGIDIRAASVYSGVFTQVFKEEECGMFPETVFCFIHLSVQEFLAALHVHLTFINSGVNLLAEEQTTSWWSEVFGNKSTRFYQSAVDKALQSRNGHLDLFLRFFLGLSLQTNQSLLRGLLTHTGSSSQTNQKTVEYIKKKISENLSAERSINLLHCLNELNDGSLVEEIQQYLSSGSLSTDKLSPAQWSALVFILLSSEKDLDVFDLKKYSASEEALLRLLPVVKASNKALLSGCNISERSCEALSSVLSSQSSSLRELELSNNNLQDSGVKLLSVGLESPHCTLKTLRLSLCNLSERSCAALSSVLSSQSSSLRELDMSNNNLQDSGVRLLSAGLESPHCKLKTLSLSGCLITEEGCASLASAWSSNPSHLRELDLSYNHTGDSGEKLLSPGLEDPHWKLDTLRLKPSGVRWLTPGLRKYFCELTLDPNTANRELKLSDNNRKVTYVWEEQSYPDHPDRFDFCSQLLCRNDLTGRCYWEVEWRGNVSLSVTYRGISRRGDSDDCVFGKNDQSWNLNCSNSRYSVCHNKRQTPISSSSSSSSVTNRVAVYVDCPAGTLSFYRVSSDTLIQLHTFNTTFTQALCAGFGFWPDWSESSVSLCSL from the exons ATGGAGAAGCCTATGGAGCTGGAGTTGCTGGAAGTGTTGGAGGATTTGGCAAATGAGCAGCTGAAATACTTCCAGTGGTTCCTGCAGAAGGAAGCATTACTGGATGGATTTGAAGCCATTAAAAAGAGCCAACTGGAGGATGCAGACAGGCTGAAGACAGTGGATCTGATGGTGCAAAAGTACAGTGAAAACTCTCTGGTGGTGATGAGGATGGTTTTAAAGAAGATCACCAGTAATGAAG GGACTCTTGTCAAATGTCAACACACATTCAAAACCAAGCTGAAGAAAAGGTTTCACAGAGTGTTTGAAGGAATTCCAAAACCAGGACAGTCGGTtcttctgaatcagatctacacagagctctacatcacagagggagggaccACAGAGGTCAATGAtaaacatgaggtcagacagattgaaacaacatccaggaaaccagacagaccagaaacaacagtcagacaaaaagacatctttaaagcctcacctggaagagatgaaccaatcaggaCCATGATtacaaagggagtggctggcattgggaaaacagtcttaacacagaagttcactctggactgggctgaaggcaaagccaaccaggacatacacttcacatttccattcagtttcagagagctgaatgtgctgaaagagaaaaagtacagtttggtggaacttgttcatcacttctttactgaaaccaaagaagcaggaatctgcaggtttgaagagttccaggttgtgttcatctttgacggtctggatgagtgtcgacttcctctggacttccacaacaatgagatcctgactgatgttacagagtccacctcagtagatgtgctgctgacaaacctcatcagggggaaactgcttccctctgctcgcctctggataaccacacgacctgcagcagccaatcacatccctcctgagtgtgttgacatggtgacagaggtcagagggttcactgacccacagaaggaggagtacttcaggaagagattcagagatgagaagTGGGCCAGCAgaatcatctcccacatcaagacatcacaaagcctccacatcatgtgccacatgccagtcttctgctggatcactgctacagttctggagtGGACCATGAAGAGCAGTGAGAGTGGAGAACTGCCTGAGACCCTGACAGAGATGTACCTCCGCCTTGTGATGCTTCAGTCCAAACTTAAGAAtgtcaagtatgatggaggaACTGAGACAGATCCAATCTGGggtccagagagcaggaagatgattgagtctctgggaaaactggcttttgagcagctgcagaatggaaacctgatcttctatgaatcagacctgatAGAGTGTGGCATtgatatcagagcagcctcagtgtactcaggagtgttcacacaggtcTTTAAAGAGGAAGAATGTGGGATGTTTCCAGAAACAGTGTTCTGCTTCATccatctgagtgttcaggagtttctggctgctcttcatgtccatctgacattcatcaactctggagtcaatctgctggcagaagaacaaacaacatcctgGTGGTCTGAAGTGTTCGGAAACAAATCAACGCGtttctaccagagtgctgtggatAAGGCCTTACAGAGTCgaaatggacacctggacttgttcctccgcttcttcctgggtctttcactgcagaccaatcagagtCTCCTACGAGGTCTGCTGACACATacaggaagtagctcacagaccaatcagaaaACGGTTGAGTACATCAAAaagaagatcagtgagaatctgtctgcagagagaagcatcaatctgctccactgtctgaatgaactgaatgatggttctctagtggaggagatccaacagtacctgagttcaggaagtctctccacagataaactgtctcctgctcagtggtcagctctggtcttcatcttactgtcatcagaaaaagatctggatgtgtttgacctgaagaaatactctgcatcagaggaggctcttctgaggctgctgccagtggtcaaagcctccaacaaagctct gctgagtggctgtaacatctcagagagaagctgtgaagctctgtcctcagttctcagctcccagtcctctagtctgagagagctagaactcagtaacaacaacctgcaggattcaggagtgaagctgctgtctgttgggctggagagtccacactgtacatTGAAAACTCTCAG GCTGAGTTTGTGTAatctctcagagagaagctgtgcagcactgtcctcagttctcagctcccagtcctctagtctgagagagctggatatgagtaacaacaacctgcaggattcaggagtgaggctgctgtctgctggactggaaaGTCCACACTGTAAACTGAAAACTCTCAG cctgtcaggatgtctgatcacagaggaaggctgtgcttctctggcctcagcttggagctccaacccctcccatctgagagagcttgacctGAGCTACAATCATACAGGAGACTCAGGAGAGAAACTGCTGTCTCCTGGACTTGAGGATCCACACTGGAAATtagacactctcag GCTGAAGCCTTCTGGAGTCCGATGGTTGACACCAGgtctgaggaagt atttctgtgaactcacactggatccaaacacagcaaacagagagctcaaactgtctgacaacaacaggaaggtgacataTGTGTGGGAGGAGCAGTCATATCCggatcatccagacagatttgacttctgttctcagctgctgtgtagaaatgatctgactggtcgctgttactgggaggttgagtggagaggaaatgtttctttatcagtgacttacagaggaataagcaggagaggagacagtgatgactgtgtgtttggaaagaatgatcagtcctggaaTCTGAATTGCTCAAATAGTCGTTACTCTGTCTGTCACAATAAGAGACAAACAcccatctcctcttcctcttcctcctcctctgtcactAACAGAGtggcagtgtatgtggactgtcctgctggcactctgtccttctacagagtctcctctgacacactgatccaactccacaccttcaacaccacattcactcaggCTCTGTGTGCTGGGTTTGGGTTCTGGCCTGACTGGTCTGAATCCTCAgtctctctgtgttctctgtag